GTCCGGTCCATTCGTCACCGTCCGATGTgttattttatttcatctctCACCTTTGACCACATCTCTTTGCTCTCTTGGTAGTAGGAAAGAAGAGCTCTGTACTTGTTGTTATCTCTCTGCCTCCTCTTTTTATCTCCATAGGATCTCTTCCTCTGTTGCTAGCTAGTTTTTGCGATGGCTGCTGGAAACGAAGTCAACCTTAACGAATGCAAGGTACTTTTCTTTCTGAAACGAACCATTCACTTTTGCTTTCttctccatctttttttttttagttcttaGCCGAtgaagatcatcatcatcatcatcatagatTTATAGTACGGACGTATCTGTAGACGTCCCATCTGACATTaaaattcttcttcttgttctgtaGAGAATAGTCCCACTCAACACATGGGTCCTCATTTCCAACTTCAAGCTCGCTTACACCCTCCTCCGCCGTCCCGACGGCTCCTTCAACCGTCACCTCGCCGAGTTTCTCGACCGCAAAGTTCCCCCCAACTCTTTCCCCCTCGATGGCGTCTTCTCCTTCGACCACCTCGACTCCTCCACCAACCTCCTCACCAGAATCTACCTCCCAGCTCCCCTCGACCCCTCCCGCTACGGCGCCGTCGACCTCACAGAGCCTCTCAGCACCACAGAGATCGTCCCCGTTCTCGTCTTCTTCCACGGAGGTAGCTTCACTCACTCCTCCGTCAACAGCGCCATCTACGACACTCTCTGCCGACGGTTAGTGACCATATGCGGCGTTGTTGTTGTCTCCGTTGATTACCGGAGGTCGCCGGAGCATCGTTACCCTTGTGCTTACGACGACGGATGGAACGCTCtcaaatgggtcaaatccagaATCTGGCTTCGGAGTGGTAAAGACTCCGATGTTTATGTTTACTTGGCTGGTGA
This Brassica napus cultivar Da-Ae chromosome C6, Da-Ae, whole genome shotgun sequence DNA region includes the following protein-coding sequences:
- the LOC106393551 gene encoding gibberellin receptor GID1B-like, with product MAAGNEVNLNECKRIVPLNTWVLISNFKLAYTLLRRPDGSFNRHLAEFLDRKVPPNSFPLDGVFSFDHLDSSTNLLTRIYLPAPLDPSRYGAVDLTEPLSTTEIVPVLVFFHGGSFTHSSVNSAIYDTLCRRLVTICGVVVVSVDYRRSPEHRYPCAYDDGWNALKWVKSRIWLRSGKDSDVYVYLAGDSSGGNIAHNVVVRATNEGVKVLGNILLHPMFGGVERTQSEKRLDGKYFVTVQDRDWYWRAFLPQGEDRDHPACNPFGPRGRCLEGVKFPKSLVVVAGLDLVQDWQLAYVDGLKKSGQDVNLLYLKQATIGFYFLPNNDHFRCLMDELKKFVHSIEDDSLSKSSPILLTP